A genomic stretch from Deltaproteobacteria bacterium includes:
- a CDS encoding DUF839 domain-containing protein, translating into MKTSRRDFLRTVGWASLALLGLPRAGRAAEPLVPDPARLLELAPGFSYRVISRTGDEMSDGLLTPGSPDGTGTFVGPRGRIVLVRNHEQIAGPNAPGPFGAKLERLDRVARDRLYDVGADGVPQSGGTTTLVYDPTTGRVESSWLSLGGTTRNCAGGVTPWGSWLSCEEFSVRAGGPFSRDHGFVFEVPATAEPALTPAIPLLALGRMNHEAAVVDPASGVVYLTEDREESLFYRLLPEVPGQLSRGGKLQALRLRRGPSDTRNWNGGPALEPGKSFEVDWVTLDGVDSLEDDLRLRGHAEKSAALFARGEGIWASRAGIFFACTTGGPSLRGQIFRYVPSEREGQSGESVRPGALELFFETDAESDLHNPDNLTIAPWGDLFVCEDGGGNDGLVRIDPRGNLSTIARNTYTRSELTGVCFSPDGATLFVNLQQPGITLAITGPFRRHG; encoded by the coding sequence GTGAAGACGAGCCGCCGCGATTTCCTGCGCACCGTCGGATGGGCGAGCCTCGCGCTGCTCGGGCTGCCCCGCGCCGGCCGCGCGGCCGAGCCGCTCGTGCCCGATCCCGCTCGCCTGCTCGAGCTCGCGCCGGGCTTCTCGTACCGCGTGATCTCGCGGACCGGCGACGAGATGAGCGACGGGCTGCTCACACCCGGAAGCCCCGACGGCACGGGCACGTTCGTCGGACCTCGCGGCCGGATCGTCCTGGTGCGCAACCACGAGCAGATCGCGGGCCCGAACGCGCCCGGGCCGTTCGGCGCGAAGCTCGAGCGTCTGGACCGCGTCGCGCGCGATCGCCTCTACGACGTCGGCGCCGACGGGGTTCCGCAGTCCGGCGGAACCACCACGCTGGTCTACGACCCGACGACCGGCCGCGTCGAATCGAGCTGGCTCTCGCTCGGCGGCACGACCCGGAACTGCGCGGGCGGAGTGACGCCGTGGGGCTCGTGGCTCTCCTGCGAGGAGTTCTCGGTGCGCGCGGGCGGCCCGTTCAGCCGCGATCACGGCTTCGTCTTCGAGGTGCCCGCGACGGCGGAGCCGGCGCTCACCCCCGCAATACCTCTTCTGGCGCTGGGCCGGATGAACCACGAGGCCGCAGTGGTCGATCCGGCAAGCGGAGTGGTCTACCTGACCGAGGATCGCGAAGAGTCGCTCTTCTACCGCCTGCTGCCCGAGGTTCCGGGCCAGCTCTCGCGCGGAGGCAAGCTGCAGGCGCTGCGCCTGCGCCGCGGCCCGAGCGACACGCGCAACTGGAACGGCGGTCCGGCGCTCGAGCCCGGCAAGAGCTTCGAGGTCGACTGGGTGACACTGGATGGCGTCGACTCGCTCGAAGACGATCTGCGCCTGCGCGGCCACGCGGAGAAGTCGGCCGCGCTCTTCGCGCGCGGCGAGGGCATCTGGGCCTCGCGCGCGGGGATCTTCTTCGCCTGCACCACCGGCGGACCGTCGCTTCGCGGGCAGATCTTCCGCTACGTGCCGAGCGAGCGAGAGGGCCAGAGCGGCGAGTCGGTGCGGCCGGGCGCGCTCGAGCTCTTCTTCGAGACCGATGCCGAAAGCGACCTCCACAACCCCGACAACCTGACGATCGCGCCCTGGGGCGATCTCTTCGTCTGCGAGGACGGCGGAGGGAACGACGGTCTGGTGCGGATCGACCCGCGCGGGAATCTCTCGACGATCGCGCGCAACACCTACACGCGATCCGAGCTCACCGGCGTCTGCTTCTCGCCCGATGGCGCGACGCTCTTCGTGAACCTGCAGCAGCCGGGTATCACGCTCGCGATCACGGGGCCGTTCCGACGACACGGCTAG
- a CDS encoding phosphotransferase family protein translates to MHELAPRIAAYAKRRLPQAADVEAFDVERIHGGASRETYRLRLRYRDGAETIERRLILRRDPPGSLIETDRAIEFAAYRAFHGSAVPVPEALWLEDDPAHLDYPFFVMQELAGFDASPQNILMPPYAAHHEKLAQQKWSILGAIAQADPQKLGLLETMKPVERDQAWRRELDHWTRVIDEDELAPQPIIRAAIRFLRRNPPPPPRRLHVVHGDYRTGNFLYDKEGNVRGILDWELAHLGDPLEDLAWSLNRVWCWARDGRVGGLTSKENAIKIWEAASGLRADPEALRWWELFSSVKGLAIWVSSAREYQTGKNKDPVLALSGWWLTNAQDRAALETLGRLR, encoded by the coding sequence GTGCACGAGCTCGCCCCACGCATCGCCGCCTACGCGAAGCGGCGCCTGCCGCAGGCCGCGGACGTGGAGGCCTTCGACGTCGAGCGGATCCACGGCGGCGCCTCGCGCGAGACCTATCGCCTGCGGCTGCGCTACCGCGACGGGGCGGAGACGATCGAGCGGCGCCTGATCCTGCGCCGCGATCCGCCGGGAAGCCTGATCGAGACCGACCGCGCGATCGAGTTCGCCGCGTATCGCGCCTTTCACGGCTCCGCCGTACCGGTTCCCGAGGCGCTCTGGCTCGAGGACGATCCAGCCCACCTCGACTACCCGTTCTTCGTGATGCAGGAGCTCGCCGGCTTCGACGCGTCGCCCCAGAACATCCTGATGCCGCCCTACGCCGCGCACCACGAGAAGCTCGCGCAGCAGAAGTGGTCGATCCTCGGCGCGATCGCCCAGGCGGATCCGCAGAAGCTCGGCCTGCTCGAGACCATGAAGCCGGTCGAGCGCGATCAGGCCTGGCGCCGCGAGCTCGACCACTGGACCCGGGTGATCGACGAGGACGAGCTCGCGCCGCAGCCGATCATCCGTGCCGCGATCCGCTTCCTGAGACGCAATCCGCCGCCGCCGCCCCGGCGCCTGCACGTCGTCCACGGCGACTACCGCACCGGGAACTTCCTGTACGACAAGGAAGGGAACGTGCGCGGGATCCTCGACTGGGAGCTCGCGCACCTCGGCGACCCGCTCGAAGACCTCGCCTGGAGCCTGAACCGCGTCTGGTGTTGGGCGCGGGACGGCCGCGTCGGCGGGCTGACCTCGAAGGAGAACGCGATCAAAATCTGGGAGGCCGCGAGCGGCCTGCGCGCCGATCCCGAGGCGCTGCGCTGGTGGGAGCTCTTCTCGAGCGTGAAGGGTCTGGCGATCTGGGTCTCGAGCGCGCGCGAGTACCAGACCGGCAAGAACAAGGATCCGGTTCTCGCGCTCTCGGGATGGTGGCTGACCAACGCACAGGACCGCGCCGCGCTCGAGACGCTGGGGAGGCTGCGATGA